The following are encoded in a window of Thunnus albacares chromosome 17, fThuAlb1.1, whole genome shotgun sequence genomic DNA:
- the LOC122966311 gene encoding zinc finger protein 436-like isoform X2 — MDVASACPRMRTRAYVIHLKYCTCSTAVEIAVNSTFPGTFRRKECPCRKSSLTSSTVEPGDECESSLLQENPGPSTPEECNFSLSAEVPGPSQTNSDPDNNNWNYCLVETDFKMSEIKEEQEEPWNDSHTQEANFPSPEVVKNEHDLPETQGTYEMQPVSSDCSAAQSENNDSDEDWVNSKGEQTEMVIQKAKMLQGQSGSVNKKSQAELPYENSSAKSQKDRSFCHLCGKGFQYIGSLMKHIKTHEKKIDCTVCGITYQSTKELITHLKGHHNKVYFCDVCGKTFANNRCLRLHGKIHTGIKEFVCQECGKTFYRREHLIVHVRTHSGEKPYHCDICGKAFSQSQNLTIHKRSHSGERPYHCSMCGKLFNTSSHLKTHMRYHSGEKPYPCDICGKRFRQSGQMTRHRTTHTGERPYGCHVCGMRYRFAPNLKVHLQTHEKAATE; from the exons ATGGATGTTGCGTCTGCTTGTCCACGCATGCGTACACGGGCATACGTAATCCACTTAAAGTACTGTACGTGCTCTACTGCAGTAGAAATAGCAGTGAACAGCACTTTTCCAGGAACATTTAGAAGAAAAGAGTGCCCATGCAGAA AGAGTTCACTGACCAGCAGCACCGTGGAACCTGGAGACGAATGTGAGTCCTCACTGCTGCAGGAAAATCCAGGACCGTCGACCCCAGAGGAGTGTAACTTCAGCCTGAGTGCTGAGGTCCCAGGACCCTCTCAAACCAACTCAGATCCAGATAATAATAACTGGAACTACTGCCTGGTGGAGACAGACTTCAAGATGTCTGAGATcaaagaggagcaggaggaaccTTGGAATGACAGTCACACACAGGAGGCTAATTTTCCCTCTCCTGAAGTTGTGAAAAATGAGCATGATCTGCCAGAAACACAAGGAACTTATGAAATGCAGCCAGTTTCTTCAGACTGCTCTGCAGCTCAGAGTGAGAACAATGACAGTGATGAGGATTGGGTGAACAGCAAAGGAGAACAGACGGAAATGGTGATACAGAAAGCAAAGATGTTGCAAGGACAAAGTGGCAGTGTTAATAAGAAGAGCCAAGCAGAGTTGCCTTATGAGAATTCTTCAGCTAAAAGTCAAAAGGACCGCAGCTTTTGCCATTTGTGTGGCAAGGGATTTCAGTACATCGGCTCTTTgatgaaacacataaaaacacatgagaAGAAAATCGATTGCACTGTTTGCGGGATAACATACCAGTCAACAAAAGAGCTGATAACGCATTTGAAAGGTCATCACAACAAAGTTTATTTTTGTGATGTCTGTGGCAAGACTTTTGCCAATAACCGCTGTCTCCGGCTACACGGGAAAATACACACAGGCATAAAAGAGTTTGTGTGTCAGGAATGTGGCAAAACATTTTACCGGAGAGAGCACCTGATCGTGCACGTGAGGACCCATTCTGGAGAAAAACCATATCACTGTGATATCTGTGGAAAAGCATTCAGTCAGAGCCAAAACCTCACAATTCATAAAAGGAGTCATTCAGGGGAGAGACCTTATCATTGTAGCATGTGTGGCAAACTTTTTAACACTAGCAGTCACCTCAAAACACACATGAGATACCATTCAGGAGAAAAACCGTACCCATGTGACATTTGTGGTAAACGTTTTCGTCAAAGTGGACAGATGACTAGACACAGGACAACGCATACAGGAGAGAGGCCGTATGGCTGCCATGTTTGTGGTATGAGATACAGGTTTGCGCCTAATCTGAAGGTGCACCTGCAAACTCATGAGAAAGCAGCCACTGAGTGA
- the LOC122966311 gene encoding zinc finger protein 436-like isoform X1, whose amino-acid sequence MDTTMFQLRSFVHQRLYAAAEEILGEVEKTITLALYEAEVSRSKEEVESVRHQLGLLRKKTESSLTSSTVEPGDECESSLLQENPGPSTPEECNFSLSAEVPGPSQTNSDPDNNNWNYCLVETDFKMSEIKEEQEEPWNDSHTQEANFPSPEVVKNEHDLPETQGTYEMQPVSSDCSAAQSENNDSDEDWVNSKGEQTEMVIQKAKMLQGQSGSVNKKSQAELPYENSSAKSQKDRSFCHLCGKGFQYIGSLMKHIKTHEKKIDCTVCGITYQSTKELITHLKGHHNKVYFCDVCGKTFANNRCLRLHGKIHTGIKEFVCQECGKTFYRREHLIVHVRTHSGEKPYHCDICGKAFSQSQNLTIHKRSHSGERPYHCSMCGKLFNTSSHLKTHMRYHSGEKPYPCDICGKRFRQSGQMTRHRTTHTGERPYGCHVCGMRYRFAPNLKVHLQTHEKAATE is encoded by the exons ATGGACACCACAATGTTTCAGCTGAGGTCGTTTGTTCACCAGCGGCTGTACGCAGCGGCGGAGGAGATTCTCGGAGAGGTGGAGAAAACCATAACGTTAGCTCTGTACGAAGCCGAAGTTAGTCGATCTAAAGAGGAGGTGGAAAGTGTGCGACACCAGCTGGGCCTTCTGcgaaaaaaaacag AGAGTTCACTGACCAGCAGCACCGTGGAACCTGGAGACGAATGTGAGTCCTCACTGCTGCAGGAAAATCCAGGACCGTCGACCCCAGAGGAGTGTAACTTCAGCCTGAGTGCTGAGGTCCCAGGACCCTCTCAAACCAACTCAGATCCAGATAATAATAACTGGAACTACTGCCTGGTGGAGACAGACTTCAAGATGTCTGAGATcaaagaggagcaggaggaaccTTGGAATGACAGTCACACACAGGAGGCTAATTTTCCCTCTCCTGAAGTTGTGAAAAATGAGCATGATCTGCCAGAAACACAAGGAACTTATGAAATGCAGCCAGTTTCTTCAGACTGCTCTGCAGCTCAGAGTGAGAACAATGACAGTGATGAGGATTGGGTGAACAGCAAAGGAGAACAGACGGAAATGGTGATACAGAAAGCAAAGATGTTGCAAGGACAAAGTGGCAGTGTTAATAAGAAGAGCCAAGCAGAGTTGCCTTATGAGAATTCTTCAGCTAAAAGTCAAAAGGACCGCAGCTTTTGCCATTTGTGTGGCAAGGGATTTCAGTACATCGGCTCTTTgatgaaacacataaaaacacatgagaAGAAAATCGATTGCACTGTTTGCGGGATAACATACCAGTCAACAAAAGAGCTGATAACGCATTTGAAAGGTCATCACAACAAAGTTTATTTTTGTGATGTCTGTGGCAAGACTTTTGCCAATAACCGCTGTCTCCGGCTACACGGGAAAATACACACAGGCATAAAAGAGTTTGTGTGTCAGGAATGTGGCAAAACATTTTACCGGAGAGAGCACCTGATCGTGCACGTGAGGACCCATTCTGGAGAAAAACCATATCACTGTGATATCTGTGGAAAAGCATTCAGTCAGAGCCAAAACCTCACAATTCATAAAAGGAGTCATTCAGGGGAGAGACCTTATCATTGTAGCATGTGTGGCAAACTTTTTAACACTAGCAGTCACCTCAAAACACACATGAGATACCATTCAGGAGAAAAACCGTACCCATGTGACATTTGTGGTAAACGTTTTCGTCAAAGTGGACAGATGACTAGACACAGGACAACGCATACAGGAGAGAGGCCGTATGGCTGCCATGTTTGTGGTATGAGATACAGGTTTGCGCCTAATCTGAAGGTGCACCTGCAAACTCATGAGAAAGCAGCCACTGAGTGA